CGTGTGCGGTTCTCGTTCCCAACTCATTGCTTAGAGCATTTAGATTTTGCTGGAAATAATTACGTTGATTTGAATGTTAAAGATTGCTATGGTGAGCTTCGAGTTATTCGTTGCCTGAAGAGAAATGGAGTTTATGAAAAGCCAGTGCTTTCTATGGGCTGGCTTCAATTTGTTGCTGATTATGGACTGAGAGTTGGTGACAAGGTTGTTCTTCATCGTGAGGATGACCAGAACCTGGGGTCACAGTTCAGGATTGAAGCTAAGAGGAGGAGTGGTTTCAAGCTGTTTGGTGAGGAGGTTTGGGTTGAAGTGACAAGAGCTAACTAGCTATTATTTGCATGGAGCGAGGATGTTCGGCCATATCCagatatatatagaagaatgAATTTCCtaagtttggtgtttttttgtgtgtaaatTTATGTATGTTTGAGTGTTTGAGTCTAATTAAATGAATATGTTGCTGTTCTTGGTTTCTTGAATATGTATTACGTGCATCTAATTCCCATCATTAATAATGGATTTAATTCATTATATGTGATCAGATTCTGTCTCTAATAGTATGAGTTATATATGTACTGATCTCAAATTACGTTTCCAAAgagttaaagtttttttttctcttcagatTTTTACGTACATTTCCAGGTTTTTCAACTttgtaggttttttattttttatttttttctattttgtacgCTTTTCAAGTGtctgaaaatgaagatttccATTGGTATATAGTTTTTGAAATCTTGGGAACTATCTCAT
This region of Populus alba chromosome 3, ASM523922v2, whole genome shotgun sequence genomic DNA includes:
- the LOC118046080 gene encoding uncharacterized protein — translated: MQIFSKELKDTDVRVRFSFPTHCLEHLDFAGNNYVDLNVKDCYGELRVIRCLKRNGVYEKPVLSMGWLQFVADYGLRVGDKVVLHREDDQNLGSQFRIEAKRRSGFKLFGEEVWVEVTRAN